From Solwaraspora sp. WMMD1047, the proteins below share one genomic window:
- a CDS encoding ABC transporter ATP-binding protein: MTDQLAISVRGLRKSYAGSPAVAGLDLAVRAGEVFALLGPNGAGKTTTVEILEGYRQRDAGEVSVLGVDPARADQGWRSRVGIVLQGTGEFDELTVGEVVHHFAAFYPTADDPALVIDRVGLAAKANARTHTLSGGQKRRLDVALGIIGRPELLFLDEPTTGFDPEARREFWELIRDLAAAGTTIVLTTHYLEEAEALADRVGVIAGGRLVEVATPDRLGNRQEALATVSWRTPGGVVERAESATPTALVAELAARFGGEVPGLTVTRPTLEDVYLRMIGHA; the protein is encoded by the coding sequence ATGACAGACCAGCTCGCGATCTCCGTCCGGGGCCTGCGCAAGTCGTACGCGGGCAGCCCGGCGGTCGCCGGCCTCGATCTGGCGGTCCGGGCCGGCGAGGTGTTCGCCCTACTCGGCCCCAACGGCGCCGGCAAGACCACGACCGTGGAGATCCTGGAGGGCTACCGGCAACGCGACGCCGGTGAGGTGAGCGTGCTCGGCGTCGACCCGGCCCGGGCCGACCAGGGCTGGCGGTCCCGGGTCGGGATCGTGTTGCAGGGCACCGGCGAGTTCGACGAGTTGACCGTCGGCGAGGTGGTGCACCACTTCGCCGCCTTCTACCCCACCGCCGACGACCCGGCGCTGGTGATCGACCGGGTCGGGCTGGCCGCGAAGGCGAACGCCCGTACGCACACCCTCTCCGGCGGGCAGAAGCGCCGCCTCGACGTGGCGTTGGGCATCATCGGCCGGCCCGAACTGCTCTTCCTCGACGAGCCCACCACCGGCTTCGATCCGGAGGCGCGGCGCGAGTTCTGGGAGCTGATCCGGGACCTGGCCGCCGCCGGCACCACGATCGTGCTCACCACCCACTACCTGGAGGAGGCCGAGGCGCTGGCCGACCGGGTCGGGGTGATCGCCGGCGGTCGGCTGGTCGAGGTGGCCACCCCGGACCGGCTGGGCAACCGGCAGGAGGCGCTGGCGACCGTCTCCTGGCGTACCCCCGGTGGGGTGGTGGAGCGCGCGGAGAGCGCGACGCCGACGGCGCTGGTCGCCGAGTTGGCCGCGCGCTTCGGCGGCGAGGTACCCGGGCTCACCGTGACCCGTCCCACGCTTGAGGACGTCTACCTGCGGATGATCGGACACGCATGA
- the nucS gene encoding endonuclease NucS encodes MRLVIARCSVDYVGRLSAHLPLATRLLMVKADGSVSIHADDRAYKPLNWMSPPCKLQEAPGVWRVVNKAGEELRITLEEIFQDTSYELGVDPGLRKDGVEAHLQELLAANPTTLGEGYTLVRREYMTAIGPVDLLCRDAEAGTVAVEVKRRGEIDGVEQLTRYLELLNRDPLLAPVAGVFAAQEIKPQARVLAGDRGIRCVVVDYDKLRGIERDELTLF; translated from the coding sequence GTGCGGTTGGTGATAGCGCGATGCTCGGTGGACTACGTCGGTCGACTCTCGGCGCACCTGCCGTTGGCGACCCGGTTACTGATGGTGAAGGCGGACGGGTCGGTGTCGATCCACGCCGACGACCGGGCGTACAAGCCGCTCAACTGGATGAGCCCGCCGTGCAAGCTGCAGGAGGCGCCCGGGGTCTGGCGGGTGGTGAACAAGGCCGGCGAGGAGCTGCGGATCACCCTGGAGGAGATCTTCCAGGACACCTCGTACGAGTTGGGGGTCGATCCCGGTCTGCGCAAGGACGGCGTCGAGGCGCACCTGCAGGAGTTGCTGGCGGCCAATCCGACCACCCTGGGCGAGGGCTATACCCTGGTACGCCGGGAGTACATGACGGCGATCGGCCCGGTCGACCTGCTCTGCCGGGACGCCGAGGCGGGCACCGTGGCGGTGGAGGTGAAGCGGCGCGGTGAGATCGACGGGGTCGAGCAGCTCACCCGCTATCTGGAGCTGCTCAACCGGGATCCGCTGCTCGCCCCGGTGGCCGGGGTGTTCGCCGCGCAGGAGATCAAGCCGCAGGCCCGGGTGCTCGCCGGTGACCGGGGCATCCGCTGCGTGGTCGTCGACTACGACAAGCTACGCGGCATCGAACGCGACGAGCTGACCCTCTTCTGA
- a CDS encoding Scr1 family TA system antitoxin-like transcriptional regulator, which translates to MAYVDTLTGALYLSKPAEVHAYELAWGDLESQALDEPTSRKLITTILEALTRD; encoded by the coding sequence CTGGCCTATGTGGACACCCTCACCGGCGCCCTCTACCTGAGCAAGCCCGCCGAAGTCCACGCCTACGAACTCGCCTGGGGCGACCTCGAATCCCAGGCGCTCGACGAACCCACGTCGAGGAAACTGATCACCACGATCCTGGAGGCACTGACCCGTGACTGA
- a CDS encoding FHA domain-containing protein has translation MGNEHDLSPVLTVVSGPVHGVSFRLGPELRVIGRDASADFVIDDRKISRKHATVEIVDGRVMLADAGSTNGTWLNGERITDARALRDGDRIRIGNVGLRFFDPAAAATDPIGTLHYVPAPTDQVPARPNDGADRWSGRGVGRPEHGTTRPARNGAALRSVGGPTMTLDEVMPDTTRSGRTVLTVAGVLAMVAWFAWAYLIW, from the coding sequence ATGGGGAATGAACACGATCTGTCACCGGTGCTGACCGTCGTCAGCGGGCCGGTCCACGGGGTCAGCTTCCGGCTCGGTCCGGAGCTGCGGGTGATCGGCCGGGACGCCTCGGCCGACTTCGTGATCGACGACCGGAAAATCAGTAGGAAACACGCGACCGTCGAGATCGTGGACGGCCGGGTCATGCTGGCCGACGCCGGCTCGACGAACGGGACCTGGCTCAACGGCGAGCGGATCACCGACGCCCGGGCGCTGCGCGACGGCGACCGGATCCGGATCGGCAACGTCGGCCTGCGGTTCTTCGACCCGGCGGCCGCCGCCACCGATCCGATCGGCACGCTGCACTACGTGCCGGCCCCGACGGACCAGGTGCCGGCCCGCCCGAACGACGGGGCGGACCGCTGGTCGGGCCGCGGGGTGGGTCGGCCGGAACACGGGACGACCCGGCCGGCGCGCAACGGTGCGGCGCTGCGGTCGGTGGGCGGTCCCACGATGACCCTCGACGAGGTGATGCCGGACACCACCCGGTCCGGCCGGACGGTCCTCACGGTCGCCGGCGTACTGGCGATGGTCGCCTGGTTCGCCTGGGCGTACCTGATCTGGTGA
- a CDS encoding DUF1540 domain-containing protein codes for MTAMMEMPRVQECTVTGCSYNHDGCRAFAITIGSLNHAHCDTFVESPLKGGIDTLVAQVGACKRDDCRHNLELECRAPAITVAAGQDMADCMTYEPTTI; via the coding sequence ATGACCGCGATGATGGAGATGCCACGGGTCCAGGAGTGCACCGTCACGGGGTGCTCGTACAACCACGACGGCTGCCGCGCCTTCGCGATCACCATCGGCAGCCTCAACCACGCGCACTGCGACACCTTCGTCGAGAGCCCCCTCAAGGGCGGCATCGACACGCTGGTCGCGCAGGTCGGCGCCTGCAAGCGGGACGACTGCCGGCACAACCTGGAGCTGGAGTGCCGGGCCCCGGCCATCACCGTCGCCGCCGGCCAGGACATGGCCGACTGCATGACGTACGAGCCGACGACGATCTGA
- a CDS encoding DUF4126 domain-containing protein: MLEILTGTGLAASAGLNAYIPLLLMGLLARYSDLIDLPSGWQWLGNGWVIAILAVLFVIELVADKVPVVDHVNDVVQTVVRPTAGGLAFGAGSSSETVTVSDPGQFFSSNQWVPIAAGVVIALGVHGVKAASRPVINAATAGVGAPVASTAEDATSIVVSLIAILLPVLVLAVLVVMVLLAIWLIRRTRTRRREREAARAAGFRV, encoded by the coding sequence GTGCTGGAGATCCTCACCGGAACCGGCCTCGCCGCGTCGGCGGGGCTCAACGCGTACATCCCGCTGCTCCTGATGGGCCTGCTCGCCCGCTACAGCGACCTGATCGACCTGCCGAGCGGCTGGCAGTGGCTCGGCAACGGCTGGGTGATCGCGATCCTGGCGGTGCTGTTCGTGATCGAGCTGGTCGCCGACAAGGTGCCGGTGGTCGACCACGTCAACGACGTGGTGCAGACGGTGGTCCGGCCGACCGCCGGCGGGCTGGCCTTCGGCGCCGGTTCCAGCTCGGAGACGGTCACGGTGAGCGACCCGGGCCAGTTCTTCTCGTCGAACCAGTGGGTGCCGATCGCCGCCGGGGTGGTGATCGCCCTCGGCGTACACGGGGTGAAGGCCGCCAGCCGGCCGGTGATCAACGCGGCCACCGCCGGGGTCGGCGCCCCGGTCGCGAGCACCGCCGAGGACGCCACCAGCATCGTCGTCTCGCTGATCGCGATCCTGCTGCCGGTGCTGGTGCTCGCGGTCCTGGTGGTCATGGTGCTGCTGGCAATCTGGCTGATCCGCCGAACCCGGACCCGCCGCCGCGAACGCGAGGCCGCCCGCGCCGCCGGCTTCCGGGTCTGA
- a CDS encoding AbrB/MazE/SpoVT family DNA-binding domain-containing protein — MRTAIDGAGRVVIPKALRDALGLIPGQPLDIVSRDGRLEIVPEPTPMRLVDDGDGVAAVADVEMPPLSADLVRETLEQVRR; from the coding sequence ATGAGAACTGCCATTGATGGGGCTGGCCGAGTCGTGATCCCCAAGGCGCTCCGGGACGCGCTCGGTCTGATACCAGGGCAGCCGCTCGACATCGTGTCGCGCGATGGGCGGCTGGAGATCGTGCCGGAGCCCACCCCGATGCGGCTTGTGGACGATGGGGATGGAGTGGCCGCCGTGGCAGATGTGGAGATGCCGCCCCTGAGTGCGGACCTGGTACGCGAAACCTTGGAGCAGGTCCGTCGATGA
- a CDS encoding tetratricopeptide repeat protein gives MTAPSGPGADTAPAAAGDRTRHAVARALQLANLGRLGEAVPLVQQVLATEPENVSALHVLAYILQRAGRYAEMLAVARQAAALAPDDPTTHRQLARAWQGLGRAREAVAAAGEAHRLDPEDFRNDVVLADALLAAGGTRNIVAAGAATHRARQLAPDEVDAHLAEGDVQRRMAEFGRAGRAYRHGLALEPDNPRALYKLATLDSDRGRALRASPLLGGTLQAAPTDPTALTAATYGARRALWLLTDAATVLLLVAAIFTGNWRSEQAGPAGVAVGVLAVLVGVGGTGWFLRWRLGRLAGPTRTLIRRNLRRPTFLLAGVRLVGVALGGLLLAVDPAPGEESGLDAAAIVLIMVPFLLLVLRARNWLLNEAYYLLRRLWFRARTG, from the coding sequence ATGACGGCGCCGAGCGGGCCGGGGGCCGACACCGCCCCGGCCGCCGCCGGGGACCGGACGCGGCACGCTGTGGCGCGGGCGCTGCAACTGGCGAACCTGGGCCGGCTGGGCGAGGCGGTGCCGCTGGTGCAGCAGGTGCTCGCCACCGAACCGGAGAACGTCTCGGCGCTGCACGTGCTGGCGTACATCCTGCAGCGCGCCGGCCGGTACGCCGAGATGCTGGCGGTCGCCCGGCAGGCGGCGGCGCTGGCGCCGGACGATCCGACCACGCACCGGCAGCTCGCCCGGGCGTGGCAGGGGCTGGGCCGGGCCCGGGAGGCGGTGGCCGCCGCCGGTGAGGCGCACCGGCTGGACCCGGAGGACTTCCGCAACGACGTGGTGCTTGCCGACGCCCTGCTGGCCGCCGGTGGCACCCGCAACATCGTGGCTGCCGGCGCGGCGACCCACCGGGCCCGGCAACTGGCGCCGGATGAGGTCGACGCGCACCTCGCCGAGGGTGACGTGCAGCGCCGGATGGCCGAGTTCGGTCGGGCCGGGCGGGCCTACCGGCACGGGCTGGCGCTGGAACCGGACAATCCGCGGGCGCTCTACAAGCTGGCCACCCTCGACTCCGACCGGGGCCGGGCGCTGCGCGCCTCACCGCTGCTGGGCGGAACGCTGCAGGCCGCGCCGACCGACCCGACGGCGTTGACCGCCGCCACCTACGGTGCCCGCCGGGCGCTCTGGCTGCTCACCGACGCCGCGACCGTGCTGCTGCTGGTAGCGGCGATCTTCACCGGCAACTGGCGGTCGGAGCAGGCCGGGCCGGCGGGGGTGGCGGTCGGGGTGCTGGCGGTGCTGGTCGGGGTCGGCGGGACGGGCTGGTTCCTGCGCTGGCGGCTGGGGCGGCTGGCCGGGCCGACTCGGACGCTGATCCGCAGAAACCTGCGCCGCCCGACGTTCCTGCTCGCCGGGGTGCGGCTGGTCGGGGTGGCGCTCGGGGGGCTGCTGCTGGCGGTGGATCCGGCGCCGGGGGAGGAGAGCGGCCTGGACGCGGCCGCGATCGTGCTGATCATGGTGCCGTTCCTGCTGCTGGTGCTGCGGGCGCGCAACTGGCTTCTGAACGAGGCGTACTACCTGCTGCGCCGACTGTGGTTCCGCGCCCGGACCGGCTAG
- a CDS encoding 3-hydroxybutyryl-CoA dehydrogenase, with product MAREFTRVGVVGLGTMGAGIVEVFARNGIDVVAVEIAADALDLGRTRLTRSADRAVARGKLTAADRDTLLARIDFAVGLAALDDVDLVIEAVPERLEIKRQLFGELDRICRPDTILATNTSSLSVTDIAVATGRPDQVIGMHFFNPAPVMRLVEVVRTVVTAPAVVTDVEALGDRLGKVAVTIADRAGFIANALLFGYLNQAVTMYESGYVGREDLDAAMKLGCGLPMGPLALLDLIGLDTAYQVLETMYRRGGRDRRHSPAPLLRQLVAAGLLGRKSGRGFYTYERPGSAAVVADDRTPADVGAAAGTAGMTGTVDSAGAAARTVAVVGVVGSGARAMGIAEVFAAAGYEVVAVIDEADQDAALRRLADVDLVVEAVAGEPTVRKALFARLDEICKPGVVFAPTGRLPVVDLAMASGRPADVVGLHFLDPVTEVPLVEIVRTVRTAPETVSTARAVCARLGRTGVVCGDRAGFVVDALLFPYLNDAVRMLADGYSTVDGIDHAMKLGCGYPMGPFEVLDTVGLDVALAIQRDLYRESREPGLAPVPLLAQLVAVGRLGRISGHGFREHAAG from the coding sequence GTGGCACGGGAGTTCACCAGGGTCGGCGTGGTCGGGCTGGGCACGATGGGGGCCGGCATCGTCGAGGTCTTCGCCCGCAACGGCATCGACGTGGTCGCGGTCGAGATCGCCGCCGACGCCCTGGACCTCGGCCGGACCCGGCTGACCCGTTCCGCCGACCGGGCGGTGGCCCGGGGCAAACTCACCGCCGCCGACCGGGACACGCTGCTGGCCCGGATCGACTTCGCGGTCGGCCTGGCCGCGCTGGACGACGTCGACCTGGTGATCGAGGCGGTGCCGGAGCGGCTGGAGATCAAGCGGCAGCTCTTCGGAGAGCTGGACCGGATCTGCCGGCCCGACACCATCCTGGCCACCAACACCTCCTCGCTGAGCGTCACCGACATCGCGGTCGCCACCGGCCGGCCCGACCAGGTCATCGGCATGCACTTCTTCAACCCGGCACCGGTGATGCGGCTGGTCGAGGTGGTCCGCACGGTGGTCACCGCCCCGGCCGTGGTGACCGACGTCGAAGCGCTGGGTGACCGGCTCGGCAAGGTGGCCGTCACCATCGCCGACCGGGCCGGTTTCATCGCGAACGCACTGCTCTTCGGCTACCTCAACCAGGCCGTGACGATGTACGAGTCGGGCTACGTCGGCCGGGAGGACCTCGACGCGGCGATGAAGCTCGGCTGCGGACTGCCGATGGGACCGCTCGCCCTGCTGGACCTGATCGGCCTGGACACCGCGTACCAGGTGCTGGAGACCATGTACCGGCGCGGCGGCCGGGACCGGCGGCACTCCCCGGCGCCGCTGCTTCGGCAACTGGTCGCCGCCGGGCTGCTCGGCCGCAAGTCCGGGCGCGGTTTCTACACCTACGAGCGGCCCGGTTCGGCGGCCGTCGTCGCCGACGACCGCACCCCGGCCGACGTCGGCGCCGCTGCCGGCACTGCCGGCATGACGGGCACCGTCGACTCGGCCGGCGCTGCCGCGCGGACCGTGGCCGTGGTTGGCGTGGTCGGATCGGGTGCCCGGGCGATGGGGATCGCCGAGGTCTTCGCCGCGGCCGGTTACGAGGTGGTGGCGGTGATCGACGAGGCCGACCAGGACGCCGCGTTGCGGCGGCTCGCCGATGTCGACCTGGTGGTCGAGGCGGTGGCCGGGGAACCGACGGTTCGCAAGGCGCTGTTCGCCCGGCTCGACGAGATCTGCAAGCCCGGGGTGGTGTTCGCTCCGACCGGCCGGCTGCCGGTGGTGGACCTGGCGATGGCCAGCGGCCGACCGGCCGACGTGGTCGGGCTGCACTTCCTCGATCCGGTGACGGAGGTCCCACTGGTGGAGATCGTCCGGACCGTCCGGACCGCGCCGGAGACCGTGTCGACCGCCCGCGCGGTCTGCGCCCGGCTGGGGCGGACCGGTGTCGTCTGCGGCGACCGGGCCGGCTTCGTGGTCGACGCGCTGCTCTTCCCGTACCTGAACGACGCGGTACGGATGCTGGCGGACGGCTACTCCACCGTCGACGGCATCGACCACGCGATGAAGCTCGGCTGTGGCTACCCGATGGGGCCGTTCGAGGTGCTCGACACGGTCGGACTGGACGTCGCGCTGGCCATCCAGCGGGACCTCTACCGGGAGTCACGGGAGCCGGGGCTGGCGCCGGTGCCACTGCTCGCGCAGTTGGTGGCGGTCGGTCGCCTCGGCCGGATCTCCGGCCATGGCTTCCGCGAGCACGCCGCCGGCTGA
- a CDS encoding class I SAM-dependent methyltransferase — MGLHALRTRLADGEDSWGARRRQQRAGWLAQTFPDLAQMSIIDLGGRVDTWLAAPVRPARVHVVNLEPAPADVPDWAEVDHGDACALPAHLAARRYDLVFSNSVLEHVGGHERRVRFAEAVHALSDAHWVQTPYRYFPIEPHWIAPGMQFLPLAARASVARRWPLAHSPAKTRETALRQVLWTELVDRTQMRHYFPESRIRVERLLGVPKSLIAIRTPAD, encoded by the coding sequence ATGGGTCTGCACGCGTTACGCACCCGCCTGGCCGACGGCGAGGACTCCTGGGGCGCCCGCCGCCGCCAGCAACGGGCCGGCTGGCTGGCCCAGACGTTCCCCGACCTGGCGCAGATGTCCATCATCGACCTGGGCGGCCGGGTGGACACCTGGTTGGCGGCGCCGGTCCGCCCCGCGCGCGTACACGTGGTCAATCTGGAGCCGGCGCCGGCCGACGTGCCGGACTGGGCCGAGGTGGACCACGGCGACGCCTGCGCTCTGCCGGCCCACCTGGCCGCCCGCCGCTACGACCTGGTCTTCTCCAATTCGGTGCTGGAACATGTCGGTGGGCACGAGCGCCGGGTCCGGTTCGCCGAGGCGGTGCACGCGCTCAGCGACGCGCACTGGGTGCAGACGCCGTACCGCTACTTCCCCATCGAGCCACACTGGATCGCCCCTGGCATGCAGTTCCTGCCGCTGGCCGCCCGCGCGTCGGTGGCCCGCCGCTGGCCGCTGGCGCACAGCCCGGCGAAGACCCGCGAGACCGCGCTACGCCAGGTGCTCTGGACCGAACTGGTCGACCGCACCCAGATGCGGCACTACTTCCCCGAGTCGCGCATCCGGGTCGAACGGCTCCTCGGCGTCCCCAAGTCGCTCATCGCGATCCGCACCCCGGCCGACTGA
- a CDS encoding type II toxin-antitoxin system VapC family toxin, giving the protein MIAVDSSVAIAGFASWHEQHATARKVLARSPRLVAHAALETYSVLTRLPAPHRAQADMVGAFLTARFPDQLLCLPDHQYRELIALLAERQILGGRIYDALIGMTAVAHGATLVSLDHRAALMYEAVGVSVELPG; this is encoded by the coding sequence ATGATCGCCGTGGACTCAAGCGTCGCGATCGCGGGCTTTGCCAGCTGGCACGAGCAGCACGCGACCGCCCGAAAGGTCCTCGCCCGGTCACCTCGGTTGGTGGCCCACGCCGCGCTGGAAACCTACTCCGTACTCACCCGGCTGCCCGCGCCTCACCGGGCGCAGGCTGACATGGTCGGCGCATTCCTCACGGCCCGATTTCCGGACCAGCTCCTCTGCCTGCCGGACCACCAGTACCGGGAGCTGATCGCCCTTCTCGCCGAGCGGCAGATCCTGGGCGGCCGAATCTACGACGCCTTGATCGGGATGACTGCCGTTGCACACGGAGCCACTCTCGTCAGCCTCGATCATCGGGCTGCGCTGATGTACGAAGCAGTCGGTGTCAGCGTTGAACTACCGGGCTGA
- a CDS encoding ABC transporter permease produces MTTQTRTAPTTTAAGPVGPVALGLRQGRLEVRQFLRSRESVVFTMAFPVIMILIFASIFSGEIGGGVKFTQYFVTGMIATGLMTVGFQSLAIQIPIERDRGVLKRLRGTPMPKWVYFAGKVIMVAVIGVAETVLLLAVAVVLFDLRLPDTAGRWLTLGWVSALGITACTLCGIAFSSLARSGRSASAVVTPVALVLQFISGVFFVFTSLPTWMQQVAALFPLKWMCQGLRSVFLPESFGAQEPGGSFELGRVALVLAVWCVIGLLLCLTTFRWTTKRDG; encoded by the coding sequence ATGACGACACAGACTCGCACGGCGCCGACAACGACGGCGGCTGGGCCCGTCGGGCCGGTCGCGCTGGGCCTGCGGCAGGGGCGGCTTGAGGTACGCCAGTTCCTGCGCAGCCGGGAGTCGGTGGTCTTCACCATGGCCTTCCCGGTGATCATGATCCTGATCTTCGCCTCGATCTTCTCCGGCGAGATCGGCGGCGGGGTGAAGTTCACCCAGTACTTCGTCACCGGCATGATCGCCACCGGGCTGATGACGGTCGGCTTCCAGAGCCTGGCCATCCAGATCCCGATCGAACGCGACCGGGGCGTGCTCAAGCGGCTGCGCGGCACCCCGATGCCGAAGTGGGTCTACTTCGCCGGCAAAGTGATCATGGTGGCGGTGATCGGGGTGGCCGAGACGGTGCTGCTGCTCGCGGTCGCCGTGGTCCTGTTCGACCTGCGGCTGCCGGACACCGCCGGCAGGTGGCTGACCCTGGGCTGGGTGTCGGCGCTCGGCATCACCGCCTGCACGCTCTGCGGGATCGCCTTCTCGTCGCTGGCCCGCAGCGGGCGCAGCGCGTCGGCCGTGGTCACCCCGGTGGCGCTGGTGCTGCAGTTCATCTCCGGCGTCTTCTTCGTCTTCACCAGCCTGCCGACCTGGATGCAGCAGGTGGCCGCGCTGTTCCCGCTGAAGTGGATGTGCCAGGGGCTGCGGTCGGTGTTCCTGCCGGAGTCGTTCGGCGCCCAGGAGCCGGGCGGCTCGTTCGAGCTGGGCCGGGTCGCCCTGGTGCTGGCCGTCTGGTGCGTCATCGGCCTGCTGCTCTGCCTGACCACCTTCCGCTGGACCACCAAACGCGACGGCTAG
- a CDS encoding aldehyde dehydrogenase family protein, with protein MTATRVPGVPVIEDGELISTNPATGAPVGSFPVAAAEDVTRAVQRAAEAAGWWAGLGFAGRRQRLLRWRALLANRITEIADLSHREGGKPIADAIVETASAVEHIDWAARHARRVLGRRRVRSPLVLAEFSAHLEYQPYGVVGVIGPWNYPVLTPLGSIAYALAAGNAVVFKPSEYTPAVGQWLVDTFAEVVDGRPVLQAVHGLGETGAALCRSGVGKVAFTGSPATARKVMATCAESLTPVLLEAGGKDAMIVDGDADLDAAADACVWGALTNAGQTCIGIERAYVVESVHDEFVAKVVQRAGRLTVGAGEGADIGPITMPSQLDVIRRHIDDAVARGGRAVLGGPEAVAPPYVRPTILVDVPEDAAAVREETFGPTLTISRVADADEAVARANAVAYGLGGSVFGRRRAVEIAGRMRSGMTAINSVLTFAGMSALPFGGTGESGFGRIHGADGLREFARAKAVTRRRGPSLLPTTTFDRTPAQVARIVKAVKIIYGR; from the coding sequence ATGACGGCCACCCGCGTACCCGGCGTCCCGGTCATCGAGGACGGCGAGCTGATCTCGACGAACCCGGCCACCGGCGCACCGGTGGGCAGCTTCCCGGTGGCCGCCGCCGAGGACGTGACCCGGGCGGTGCAGCGGGCCGCCGAGGCGGCCGGGTGGTGGGCCGGGCTCGGCTTCGCCGGTCGCCGGCAGCGGCTGCTGCGCTGGCGGGCACTGCTGGCCAACCGGATCACCGAGATCGCCGACCTGTCCCACCGGGAGGGTGGCAAGCCGATCGCCGACGCGATCGTGGAGACCGCGTCGGCGGTCGAGCACATCGACTGGGCGGCCCGCCACGCGCGGCGGGTGCTCGGCCGGCGGCGCGTCCGCTCCCCGCTGGTGCTGGCCGAGTTCTCCGCCCACCTGGAATACCAGCCGTACGGGGTGGTCGGCGTGATCGGCCCGTGGAACTACCCGGTGCTGACCCCGCTGGGCTCGATCGCGTACGCCCTGGCGGCCGGCAACGCGGTCGTCTTCAAGCCCAGTGAGTACACCCCGGCGGTCGGCCAGTGGCTGGTCGACACCTTCGCCGAGGTGGTCGACGGGCGGCCCGTGCTGCAGGCGGTGCACGGGCTCGGCGAGACCGGGGCGGCGCTCTGCCGGTCCGGGGTCGGGAAGGTCGCCTTCACCGGTTCGCCGGCGACCGCCCGGAAGGTGATGGCGACCTGCGCCGAGTCGCTGACCCCGGTGCTGCTGGAGGCGGGCGGCAAGGACGCGATGATCGTCGACGGCGACGCGGACCTCGACGCGGCGGCCGACGCCTGCGTCTGGGGGGCGTTGACGAACGCCGGCCAGACCTGCATCGGCATCGAGCGGGCGTACGTCGTCGAGTCGGTGCACGACGAGTTCGTCGCCAAGGTGGTGCAGCGCGCCGGCCGGTTGACCGTGGGTGCCGGCGAGGGCGCCGACATCGGCCCGATCACCATGCCGAGCCAGCTCGACGTGATCCGGCGGCACATCGACGATGCCGTCGCCCGGGGCGGACGCGCGGTGCTCGGCGGTCCGGAGGCGGTGGCTCCGCCGTACGTGCGGCCGACGATCCTGGTCGACGTGCCGGAGGACGCCGCGGCCGTGCGGGAGGAGACCTTCGGGCCGACGTTGACGATCAGCCGGGTCGCCGACGCCGACGAGGCCGTGGCCCGCGCCAACGCGGTCGCGTACGGCCTGGGCGGGTCGGTTTTCGGTCGGCGGCGGGCGGTCGAGATCGCCGGCCGGATGCGGTCCGGGATGACCGCGATCAACTCGGTGCTCACCTTCGCCGGCATGTCGGCGCTGCCGTTCGGCGGCACCGGTGAGTCCGGCTTCGGCCGCATCCACGGTGCGGACGGGCTGCGCGAGTTCGCCCGGGCCAAGGCGGTGACCCGGCGGCGCGGCCCGTCGCTGCTGCCGACCACCACCTTCGACCGGACCCCGGCGCAGGTGGCCCGGATCGTCAAGGCAGTGAAAATTATCTACGGCAGGTAA